Proteins encoded within one genomic window of Arachis ipaensis cultivar K30076 chromosome B08, Araip1.1, whole genome shotgun sequence:
- the LOC107613723 gene encoding transcription factor TCP4, giving the protein MGMKSTGGEIVQVQGGHIVRSTGRKDRHSKVYTAKGPRDRRVRLSAHTAIQFYDVQDRLGYDRPSKAVDWLIKKAKAAIDKLAELPPWEPTPPPPTTNEVEEDQNGGSTDMAIAEQSESSGYNFQLQRQLGEDPENQHHHSAFIPSPIDTDGGIAFFPTTSAASSINFQSYPPEIISRTNNSSEDLGLSLHSFQDSGLIHHHGQSQQGGGADHQNPSSNDQTLFANYQRMVAWNSDAGGTQADMNRSGFMVNSPGFSSAFSHHQQRGTLQSSFSPSLRPWSEIPQMASSNEHHSHGVGSDRPSSSASPNSHH; this is encoded by the exons ATGGGAATGAAGAGCACTGGGGGAGAGATTGTTCAAGTCCAAGGTGGTCACATTGTTCGATCCACCGGCCGGAAAGATCGACACAGCAAGGTTTACACGGCGAAAGGGCCGCGTGACCGTCGAGTTAGGCTCTCGGCACACACTGCAATCCAATTCTATGATGTCCAAGACAGGCTTGGTTATGACAGGCCAAGCAAGGCAGTGGACTGGCTTATCAAGAAGGCCAAAGCAGCCATCGACAAACTCGCCGAGCTCCCTCCTTGGGAGCCTACACCTCCTCCTCCCACTACCAATGAGGTGGAGGAGGATCAGAATGGAGGATCAACTGACATGGCAATTGCAGAACAATCAGAGTCTTCTGGTTACAATTTTCAGCTTCAAAGGCAACTTG GTGAAGACCCTGAAAACCAACACCACCACTCAGCATTCATTCCTTCACCTATTGACACTGATGGTGGCATAGCATTTTTCCCAACAACGTCTGCTGCTTCCTCCATCAATTTCCAGAGCTACCCTCCTGAGATAATCTCAAGGACCAACAACTCCTCAGAGGATCTTGGACTTTCCCTTCATTCTTTCCAAGATTCTGGCCTAATTCATCATCATGGACAGTCACAACAAGGAGGTGGTGCAGATCATCAAAACCCTTCTTCAAATGACCAAACTCTCTTTGCTAACTACCAGAGAATGGTGGCCTGGAACAGTGATGCCGGAGGCACGCAAGCCGACATGAACCGTTCCGGTTTCATGGTGAATTCACCTGGTTTTTCTTCTGCTTTTTCTCATCATCAACAAAGGGGTACCCTTCAGTCCAGTTTCTCACCATCACTTCGCCCTTGGAGTGAGATTCCTCAAATGGCTTCTTCTAACGAGCATCACAGCCATGGTGTTGGCTCTGACAGGCCTTCATCTTCTGCTTCTCCTAATTCACATCACTGA